From a single Cyclobacterium marinum DSM 745 genomic region:
- a CDS encoding SusC/RagA family TonB-linked outer membrane protein: MKKSILLRQIVRRNLFTGILLATLTGSTMSINPALANPDFSSSATLRSEHESSEKFLIADITIKGVVTDIDGEPLPGVTVSIPGTSVGTVTDIDGSYSMSVPENATLVFSFIGFEKQSIAVGSRTILNVTLKENISALEEVVVIGYGTQERKDISTAISSASAEDLKDRPSSNFVQSLQGKMPGVRISNNNSAPGGGSNIVIRGVSSINASNSPLIVIDGFPIKDGYNKTENPLNSINPADIESIEVLKDASSSAIYGTQAANGVILVTTKKGKSGKPSISINATSGIQSMLNKVEVLNRDQFLQMMDESRAAAYVIEDPNFGTNDPEAPLWQWTDSDETRISNWTNYSQYSAGMQDPYQMFYRWITVTDTTKNSPYNTDWQDVITQMGKTNDIQLSASGGTEDITYRVSGGYFNQEGIVKSSGYDRFSFRANVDMKVNNYLKLGLMLAPSLENTQVLANTEGGSTRNPFYNALGLPPIWAPTDENGVPHYYGTEATYENPWFWNLDFAVNPLANFQIEDKRRTVKNLATLYTEINLMEGLTFRSEFHTQFRFWERNYFLPNSMPTVTQPFSRSRGINQVTSSFNWNSQNFLTYTKSFDAHSLNAMVGYSVDEASYRSTYINKYDYPTDLIPTLNQGTTIVNAQNDARTNRSSESMIGSFARIIYNYDSKYYFTGSIRRDGSSKFGKDNRWGIFPSMSVAWRASDENFFEPFRSVINDLKIRGGWGVIGNAGISNYLALSTLNSGAYVFGSGSTLAPSYVDGKVANSSLGWEETTDFSLGTDVELFDSRVMLSVDYFHRLTENMLFNLPLPVVTGFSSFMANAGSMRNRGYEYAISTRNIDGVFTWSTSANLSYYRNRVLDIGKDKRPIINNNGYTAENRPLAGIWGYSNLGAFDDWEDVKTSPIFNPQQALWSKRSNPGTPKAADVNGDGILDSNDQTVIGQNNPSFVWGMTNNFGYKNFDFSVHVNGVQGGDLSMVEFESMLGRGGGRRSMTTEYFNNYWTPTRTDAAYASPTRKSADGSSVSGSLVFKGTYVNIQNVVLGYTLPNEIARRANINNLRVYMSVQNAFFFTKYPGYNPEVNFQGNSALSQGIDRGAYPLARTISLGINLAL, encoded by the coding sequence ATGAAAAAAAGTATACTTCTACGGCAGATTGTACGTAGAAATTTATTCACAGGTATCCTACTTGCCACCTTGACCGGTAGTACCATGTCAATTAACCCGGCCTTGGCAAACCCGGATTTCAGTTCATCTGCCACCCTCAGAAGCGAACATGAATCATCTGAAAAATTCCTCATTGCCGATATTACTATTAAAGGGGTTGTTACAGATATTGATGGAGAACCACTGCCGGGAGTAACAGTATCAATACCGGGTACTTCCGTTGGAACAGTTACAGATATTGATGGAAGTTATTCAATGTCTGTACCTGAAAATGCCACATTGGTTTTCTCATTCATCGGTTTTGAGAAACAAAGTATAGCTGTAGGAAGTCGTACTATACTGAATGTTACATTAAAGGAAAACATTTCAGCACTAGAAGAAGTAGTGGTAATCGGTTATGGTACTCAGGAAAGAAAAGACATTTCTACTGCAATTTCTTCCGCTTCGGCAGAAGATCTTAAGGACAGGCCCTCCTCTAATTTTGTACAGTCCTTACAAGGGAAAATGCCAGGAGTAAGAATTTCAAACAATAATTCTGCACCTGGAGGAGGTTCAAACATTGTGATCAGAGGGGTTAGTTCAATTAATGCGAGCAACAGTCCACTGATAGTAATTGATGGGTTTCCGATTAAGGATGGTTATAATAAAACTGAAAACCCCTTAAATTCAATCAACCCTGCAGATATCGAATCCATAGAAGTTTTAAAAGATGCCTCATCGAGTGCGATTTATGGTACGCAAGCTGCCAATGGTGTTATTTTAGTTACCACTAAAAAGGGGAAATCAGGAAAGCCCAGCATTTCAATCAATGCAACATCAGGGATTCAATCCATGCTTAATAAAGTAGAAGTATTGAATAGAGATCAATTTTTGCAAATGATGGATGAATCGAGGGCAGCAGCCTATGTAATAGAAGATCCAAATTTCGGCACCAACGATCCGGAGGCCCCGCTTTGGCAATGGACAGACTCTGATGAAACAAGAATCAGTAATTGGACCAATTACTCCCAATATTCGGCAGGCATGCAAGACCCTTATCAAATGTTTTACCGTTGGATTACCGTCACCGACACCACAAAAAACAGTCCATATAATACCGATTGGCAGGATGTAATAACTCAAATGGGTAAAACAAATGACATCCAACTTTCCGCATCCGGGGGAACAGAAGATATTACTTATCGAGTTTCAGGTGGTTATTTTAATCAAGAAGGCATTGTAAAATCTTCAGGATATGATCGTTTTTCCTTTAGGGCCAATGTAGACATGAAAGTGAATAACTACCTAAAATTAGGTTTGATGTTGGCTCCTTCCTTGGAAAACACACAAGTATTAGCCAATACTGAAGGTGGCAGCACTAGAAATCCATTTTATAACGCATTAGGATTACCTCCTATTTGGGCCCCTACAGATGAGAATGGCGTCCCTCACTATTATGGAACAGAAGCTACTTATGAAAACCCATGGTTTTGGAATTTAGATTTTGCCGTCAACCCTTTGGCCAATTTCCAAATTGAAGACAAACGAAGAACAGTTAAAAATCTGGCTACTTTATATACAGAAATCAATTTAATGGAAGGTTTAACCTTTCGGTCAGAATTTCATACCCAATTTAGGTTTTGGGAAAGAAACTATTTCCTTCCAAACTCCATGCCTACAGTCACACAGCCGTTTTCAAGGTCTAGGGGAATTAATCAGGTCACCTCAAGCTTTAACTGGAATTCTCAAAACTTCCTGACTTACACCAAGAGTTTTGATGCCCATTCATTGAACGCTATGGTGGGGTACTCTGTAGACGAAGCCAGTTATAGAAGTACTTATATCAATAAGTACGATTACCCTACAGATTTGATCCCTACATTGAACCAAGGGACCACCATTGTAAATGCTCAGAATGATGCCCGAACTAATCGATCAAGCGAATCCATGATTGGTAGTTTTGCTCGAATTATATATAACTATGACAGCAAATATTATTTCACAGGAAGTATCAGAAGAGATGGTTCTTCCAAATTTGGTAAAGACAACAGGTGGGGCATTTTCCCTTCCATGTCTGTCGCTTGGAGAGCTTCTGATGAAAATTTCTTTGAACCTTTTAGATCTGTAATAAATGATCTTAAAATTAGAGGAGGTTGGGGAGTAATCGGAAATGCAGGCATAAGTAATTACCTCGCACTTAGCACCTTGAATTCAGGAGCCTATGTCTTTGGTTCCGGATCTACGCTTGCTCCTTCTTATGTAGACGGAAAAGTAGCCAACTCATCTTTAGGATGGGAGGAGACCACAGATTTCAGTTTGGGTACAGATGTAGAGCTTTTTGACAGTAGAGTGATGTTAAGTGTAGACTATTTCCATAGACTCACAGAAAACATGCTATTCAATCTACCACTCCCTGTGGTTACCGGTTTTAGCTCCTTTATGGCCAATGCAGGTTCTATGAGAAACCGAGGTTATGAATATGCTATTTCTACAAGAAATATTGATGGAGTCTTTACTTGGAGTACCTCTGCCAACCTCTCCTATTACCGAAACAGGGTTCTTGATATTGGCAAAGACAAACGACCGATTATCAATAACAACGGATATACTGCTGAAAACAGACCTTTGGCAGGGATATGGGGTTATTCGAACCTTGGTGCATTTGATGATTGGGAGGATGTAAAAACCTCTCCAATTTTTAACCCACAGCAAGCTTTGTGGAGCAAACGTTCCAATCCCGGCACGCCAAAAGCTGCAGATGTCAATGGAGATGGTATCTTGGACAGCAATGACCAAACCGTGATCGGACAAAACAACCCCTCTTTTGTCTGGGGAATGACCAATAACTTTGGCTATAAGAATTTTGATTTTTCCGTGCACGTCAATGGTGTTCAAGGGGGAGACCTTTCTATGGTTGAATTTGAAAGTATGCTTGGAAGAGGTGGAGGAAGAAGGAGTATGACCACTGAATATTTCAATAATTACTGGACTCCAACCAGAACTGACGCAGCCTATGCTTCTCCTACAAGAAAAAGTGCAGATGGCTCAAGTGTATCAGGTAGTCTTGTTTTTAAAGGAACCTATGTAAATATTCAAAATGTAGTTTTAGGGTATACTTTACCCAACGAAATTGCACGTAGAGCAAACATTAATAATTTACGAGTTTATATGAGTGTACAGAATGCTTTCTTCTTTACAAAATATCCGGGTTATAATCCTGAGGTAAA